The proteins below come from a single Methanothrix thermoacetophila PT genomic window:
- a CDS encoding RNA chaperone Hfq: MLRHVIQLENLRVLEKRLIPEKHVIFHRLQLTIREQLYICLCIERTLIKEGVHTTNTQAGAQEQEESKAKMPQFLPKLRGQQVMIRMNDGRPLSGKLVSFNAYEIVLDTGPRTYLLFKHAIASIEVPKGILD; this comes from the coding sequence ATGCTCCGGCACGTAATCCAGCTCGAAAACCTCAGGGTCCTTGAAAAGCGTCTCATCCCAGAGAAGCATGTCATCTTTCATCGGCTTCAACTCACTATTCGAGAACAACTATATATATGCCTGTGCATCGAAAGAACTCTGATAAAGGAGGGAGTTCATACGACAAACACGCAGGCTGGAGCACAGGAGCAAGAGGAATCGAAGGCCAAGATGCCGCAGTTCCTGCCAAAGCTTCGAGGCCAGCAGGTTATGATAAGGATGAACGATGGCAGGCCGCTGAGCGGCAAGCTTGTCTCATTCAACGCGTACGAAATAGTGCTCGACACTGGACCCAGGACGTATCTGCTCTTCAAGCACGCCATCGCCAGCATAGAGGTCCCGAAGGGGATCTTGGACTGA
- a CDS encoding ORC1-type DNA replication protein, translated as MKDDMLLWDETLFKDPEVFELDYVPEHFDHRDAQMKSLRFCVRPALRGARPVNALCLGPPGTGKTTAIIKLFEEIEKHTRSVIPVHINCQIDGTRYSIFSRIYKKIFGVTPPSSGISFKRLFDKIASTLASREAVLIVALDDVSYLFPEKEIDHILYTFLRSHESLPGFRAGVIVAHSETSLRYILDHRVESVFRPEEIQFPPYKRDEIFAILSRRAQLGFYPGVLSRDVLDVVVDLTAESGDLRVGIDLLKRSCLEAERRASRSISEDDVKKAFERSRFLHLEHVLRSLSRDERTLLRIVAEQPEGKAQSGELYSIYHEVAHSGYTKFYEILKRLEALRLIETSFTGSGMRGRSRIIRLRYDPTEVLTRTEG; from the coding sequence ATGAAAGATGACATGCTTCTCTGGGATGAGACGCTTTTCAAGGACCCTGAGGTTTTCGAGCTGGATTACGTGCCGGAGCATTTCGATCACAGAGATGCCCAGATGAAGAGCCTGAGGTTCTGCGTGCGTCCAGCCCTTCGCGGAGCCAGGCCTGTGAACGCGCTCTGCCTGGGTCCACCAGGTACCGGCAAAACGACCGCGATAATTAAGCTGTTCGAGGAGATCGAGAAGCACACGAGAAGCGTGATACCTGTGCACATCAACTGCCAGATAGACGGGACACGCTACAGCATATTCTCCAGGATATACAAAAAGATCTTTGGTGTCACACCACCCTCAAGCGGCATCTCATTCAAGCGTCTCTTCGATAAAATAGCAAGCACGCTCGCATCAAGGGAGGCGGTCCTGATCGTTGCTTTGGATGATGTCAGCTACCTCTTCCCGGAGAAGGAGATCGATCACATCCTTTACACGTTTCTCAGATCCCATGAGTCGCTGCCCGGATTCAGAGCAGGCGTGATAGTCGCACACAGTGAGACCTCCCTGAGGTACATCCTGGATCACAGGGTGGAGTCGGTCTTCAGGCCGGAGGAGATCCAGTTCCCTCCGTACAAAAGAGATGAGATATTCGCGATACTATCTCGAAGGGCTCAGCTCGGATTCTATCCAGGCGTTCTGTCCCGGGACGTGCTCGATGTCGTGGTGGATCTCACCGCAGAATCCGGCGATCTCAGGGTGGGGATAGATCTCCTCAAGCGCTCCTGCCTCGAGGCGGAGAGACGGGCATCCAGAAGCATATCAGAGGATGATGTGAAAAAGGCGTTCGAGAGATCCAGGTTCCTACATCTCGAGCACGTGCTCAGATCGCTGAGCAGGGATGAGAGGACGCTGCTGAGGATCGTTGCAGAGCAGCCTGAAGGCAAGGCGCAGTCAGGAGAGCTCTACAGCATCTACCATGAGGTCGCACACTCGGGCTACACCAAGTTCTACGAGATCCTGAAGAGGCTGGAGGCCCTGAGGCTTATAGAGACGAGCTTCACCGGATCCGGCATGCGGGGAAGGAGCAGGATCATACGCCTGAGATATGATCCCACAGAGGTGCTCACCAGAACCGAAGGGTGA